A single region of the Pontimicrobium sp. SW4 genome encodes:
- a CDS encoding T9SS type B sorting domain-containing protein: MSRIKHFTFLIFLISVFGVFAQEPNDCGNATVICGSINFTYTPTGPGNDDFATNPNPPCLPTGNVESQSVWLEITIDNPGLLEFVIKPNNGFDDYDWAIYGPNATCNTLVNPVRCSSTQFIGDGSTGLGNGTTDTSEGPGTGDGFLAPLPVNNGERYLLFINNWSSTSSGFDLEFGGTATFNEPPTIDAPTGTALDIEQCDTDGVDDGISEFDLTVNTPIIVGTQTGVDVKYYITDSDAQIDNNAILNPANYNNITSPQTIHARITNIASGCFETTEFDIVVLPTLNIGVPNNLYICDDNNDGFTQFDLMQNEALIRNGELNANVTYHSTENDANLGINDLSNLYTNVIAYTQETIWTRLENTITGCYSIASFTIDVFDTPILNAIPNQLICDDDNDGLWVFNFSTLNSTVLGSQLPTVFSVSYHTSQVDADANSNPITSPYTNQIAYQDETIYARIENNLNTNCYETGNFIIDVFNSPTATATNFELCDNLDDGNDTNGIVTFDLSLKEAEIYGTQSAAEFEIKFYYSQAAADTAIAGTEITNPIQNTSNPQTIFARIENRGNTNCYETTSFDLIVNPLPVVSPVVILTQCDDDADGYTPFNLTEANVLISNDSANEVFTYYLTQAEADNDLLADQIPNFINYTNPTALNSSVYARVETVNGCYRTARIDLVVGATQIPPAFNLTYFVCDDKLVDNDNTNGIASFDFGDATAQIEALFPIGQNLTITYYTNEADALAETNPIIDISNHRNETLAFTQQIYVRVDNDNINACLGLGQHITLNVDPVPDNNIITNYELCSDNDQAVFDLTTKDSEVIGTQTTPVLISYHLSEQDAINNIAIANAANYTNITNPQTIYVRAQFDDNANGVGDPGECYSTTDMNFQLVVNHNPTIFLPDSIRICSNQVVTDYDLTVRESQITDGDNSISLTYYETQLDLDNNNPIANPTAYANTFLNRNILVLATGANLCTSTTVLSLQTIIYDNINQNPTPIEECETDNNGFDYFDITRREVEILNGLNAIDFSFTYYELEADAIAGNNNNITNLVNFENTVAVTQIIYVRVQPIANECFIVVPLTLIVNPVPEIGIYDKYVICLDNTDAVINPTLTTFFPNPPIDTQLNPLEYTFQWYNGTEAEVNSNPNSVIINGETGPMYVPTTIGFYTVVATNIVTGCRIPATTEVVGSYPPEQITVNLVSETFSVNNIIEVEVIGNGEYHYRLDFGPWQSEPRFENVTGGEHTIYVRDLYNCNEISQIQIVIDYPRYFTPNDDGYHDTWNIKGMSSQENSTIHIFDRYGKLLKQLNPLGNGWDGTFNGEKLPSSDYWFIVEFQEPNDGVVKQFRAHFTLKR; encoded by the coding sequence ATGAGTAGGATAAAACATTTTACATTTCTTATTTTTTTAATAAGTGTTTTCGGAGTTTTTGCACAAGAACCTAACGATTGTGGTAACGCAACTGTAATTTGTGGCAGTATTAACTTTACCTATACACCAACTGGTCCAGGAAATGATGATTTTGCAACAAACCCGAATCCTCCTTGTTTACCAACTGGAAATGTTGAGAGTCAAAGTGTGTGGTTGGAAATAACTATAGATAATCCAGGGCTTTTAGAATTTGTAATAAAACCTAACAACGGTTTTGATGATTACGATTGGGCTATTTATGGACCAAATGCAACTTGTAATACTTTAGTTAATCCAGTACGTTGTTCTTCAACTCAGTTTATAGGAGATGGCTCAACTGGTTTGGGAAATGGAACAACCGACACATCTGAAGGCCCAGGTACTGGCGATGGATTTTTAGCACCATTACCAGTTAATAATGGTGAGCGTTATTTACTTTTTATTAATAATTGGTCTAGTACCTCATCAGGTTTTGATTTAGAGTTTGGTGGTACAGCCACATTTAATGAACCACCAACAATAGATGCGCCAACTGGAACAGCATTAGATATTGAACAATGTGATACCGATGGTGTGGATGATGGTATTTCAGAGTTTGATTTAACGGTGAATACGCCAATTATTGTTGGTACGCAAACTGGAGTAGATGTAAAATATTATATCACAGATAGTGATGCTCAAATAGATAATAATGCTATCTTAAATCCAGCCAATTATAATAATATTACAAGCCCACAAACTATACATGCTAGAATTACCAATATAGCTTCTGGGTGTTTTGAAACTACTGAGTTTGATATTGTAGTACTCCCAACTTTAAATATAGGTGTGCCAAATAATCTATATATATGTGACGATAATAATGATGGTTTTACGCAATTTGATTTAATGCAAAATGAAGCTTTAATCCGAAATGGAGAGCTAAATGCAAATGTAACATATCACTCAACCGAGAATGATGCCAATTTAGGGATTAATGATTTGTCTAATCTTTATACAAATGTTATAGCTTACACACAAGAAACAATTTGGACAAGATTAGAAAATACGATTACTGGTTGTTACAGTATTGCTTCTTTTACTATAGATGTTTTTGATACGCCAATATTAAATGCAATTCCTAATCAATTAATCTGTGATGATGATAATGATGGTCTTTGGGTTTTTAATTTTTCAACGTTAAACTCAACAGTTTTAGGAAGTCAATTGCCTACGGTTTTTTCTGTAAGTTATCATACGTCGCAAGTAGATGCTGACGCTAATTCTAACCCAATTACAAGTCCTTATACAAATCAAATTGCTTATCAAGACGAAACTATTTATGCTAGAATAGAAAACAATTTAAATACTAATTGCTATGAGACTGGGAATTTTATTATTGATGTATTCAATAGCCCTACGGCAACAGCTACTAATTTTGAATTGTGCGATAATCTTGATGATGGAAATGATACTAATGGTATTGTAACGTTTGATTTATCATTGAAAGAAGCTGAGATTTACGGAACTCAATCTGCTGCCGAATTTGAAATAAAATTTTATTACAGTCAAGCAGCAGCAGATACAGCAATTGCTGGAACAGAAATCACTAACCCAATTCAAAATACTAGCAATCCGCAAACAATTTTTGCAAGAATAGAAAATAGAGGCAACACAAATTGCTATGAAACGACAAGTTTTGATTTGATAGTTAACCCATTGCCTGTAGTTTCTCCAGTAGTTATTTTAACACAGTGTGATGATGATGCTGATGGATATACACCATTCAATTTAACAGAAGCAAATGTTTTAATATCTAATGATTCAGCTAACGAAGTATTTACGTATTATCTAACACAAGCAGAAGCTGATAATGATTTGCTTGCTGATCAAATTCCAAATTTTATCAATTACACGAACCCAACTGCTTTAAATAGTTCGGTTTATGCAAGAGTTGAAACAGTTAATGGTTGTTATAGAACTGCTAGAATTGATTTAGTGGTTGGAGCCACACAAATTCCGCCAGCATTTAATCTTACCTATTTTGTATGTGATGATAAATTAGTAGATAATGATAATACTAATGGAATAGCATCTTTCGATTTTGGTGATGCAACAGCACAAATAGAAGCGTTATTTCCAATTGGTCAAAACTTAACAATCACCTATTACACTAACGAAGCTGATGCTTTAGCTGAAACGAATCCAATTATAGATATTAGTAACCATAGAAATGAAACATTAGCATTCACTCAACAAATTTATGTTCGTGTCGATAATGATAATATCAATGCTTGTTTAGGGTTAGGGCAACATATTACTTTAAATGTAGACCCAGTACCAGATAATAATATTATCACTAATTATGAATTGTGTAGCGATAATGACCAAGCAGTTTTTGATTTAACTACAAAAGATTCTGAAGTCATTGGAACACAAACAACACCTGTTTTAATTAGTTATCACTTAAGCGAACAAGATGCTATTAATAATATTGCAATTGCTAATGCAGCTAATTATACTAATATCACAAACCCTCAAACAATTTATGTAAGAGCCCAATTTGATGATAACGCGAACGGTGTTGGTGATCCAGGAGAGTGTTATAGCACTACAGATATGAATTTTCAGTTAGTTGTAAATCATAATCCAACTATCTTCTTACCAGATAGTATAAGAATTTGTAGTAACCAAGTAGTGACTGATTACGATTTAACCGTTAGAGAAAGCCAAATTACGGATGGTGATAACTCTATTAGCTTAACGTATTACGAAACACAATTAGATTTAGATAATAACAACCCTATTGCAAATCCTACAGCCTATGCCAATACTTTCTTAAACAGAAATATTTTGGTGTTGGCCACAGGTGCAAATTTGTGTACATCTACTACAGTTTTATCGTTGCAAACGATAATTTATGATAATATAAATCAGAACCCAACTCCTATTGAAGAATGCGAAACAGATAATAATGGGTTTGACTATTTTGATATTACAAGAAGAGAAGTAGAAATTTTAAATGGGCTAAATGCAATAGATTTTAGTTTTACTTATTATGAGTTGGAAGCAGATGCAATTGCTGGAAATAACAATAATATTACAAATCTTGTAAACTTTGAAAATACAGTAGCTGTCACACAAATAATTTACGTGAGAGTGCAGCCAATAGCCAATGAATGTTTTATAGTTGTGCCTTTAACACTTATTGTAAACCCTGTTCCTGAAATTGGTATATATGATAAATATGTAATTTGTTTAGATAATACTGATGCGGTTATAAATCCAACATTAACCACATTTTTTCCAAACCCACCAATAGATACACAATTGAATCCACTTGAATATACATTTCAATGGTATAATGGTACTGAAGCGGAGGTGAATAGTAATCCAAATAGCGTTATTATAAATGGAGAAACTGGGCCAATGTATGTTCCAACCACAATTGGTTTTTATACAGTTGTAGCAACTAATATAGTTACTGGATGCAGAATTCCAGCAACGACTGAAGTTGTAGGCTCATATCCACCAGAACAAATAACCGTGAATTTAGTATCTGAAACTTTTTCTGTAAACAATATTATAGAAGTTGAAGTTATCGGAAATGGAGAATATCATTATAGATTAGATTTTGGACCATGGCAAAGTGAGCCAAGATTTGAAAACGTTACAGGAGGAGAACATACAATTTATGTGAGGGATTTATATAATTGTAACGAAATATCTCAAATACAAATCGTAATAGATTATCCACGGTATTTTACACCTAATGATGACGGTTATCATGATACATGGAATATAAAAGGCATGTCTTCTCAAGAAAATTCAACCATACATATATTTGACCGTTATGGTAAATTATTAAAGCAACTCAATCCTCTAGGTAATGGTTGGGATGGGACTTTTAATGGTGAAAAATTACCATCTAGTGATTATTGGTTTATTGTGGAGTTTCAAGAGCCCAATGATGGGGTGGTAAAGCAATTTAGAGCACATTTTACGCTAAAGAGGTAA
- a CDS encoding T9SS type B sorting domain-containing protein, with the protein MTDGTRSNTCAGTFYDSGGVGNYRNNETITHTLCPNILGSQIQLDFTSFDLEANADFITIYNGPDTTYDVIGTFSATSPGLVTAALASAQPNPLGCLTIAQSTDSVNTFSGWEATISCFQPCQNIVASLDSTLPAADPDGIVRICQGDNITFNGSGAFSVSGVGASYELFMGDGVSLTGPLIGDAFSTNYTFNDEGIYEVSLVVTDASPQGCTSTNKESIFVYVSSTPDFTGTQAANDTFCLGESTTIEGVVTPVTQIANCANGGEETALGDIQGVTFTSTLDLDCFQSQNLTNIAQLESICIVMEHTYIGDLEITAISPNGQRVTLHNRTGTSLQLGNPIVTDGTGPGQGWEYCFSMSATNLLPDGNLVQSGTPTTSLTVEAGTYLPVGDFNDFVGTPIDGQWSLEIIDYLAQDDGTIFSWALNFDESLFASNYTFTPSYPTQGWDADLSITNTVGNTITVQPTTSGTHCYTYRVIDDFGCEYTEQVCVEVLPEVIPLLPTPIDLCDDNINDGFTVFDLTIKDSEITGGNPNWSVQYFETNADAISNTSPINPATSYTNTVVNSQTIYVRVTDSATSCFGFTTLDLNVLPNPDSLDDAPDIELCDDNNTGDNQEIFDLTLNEAYILNGEVGVTATYYQNDTDAQNAVNAIGTPTTYTNTSSPQTIYVRVTNDVTSCFVVVDFDILVNELPDATTVTDYFICEVNADGVAQFNLESKTTEILNGQNPTDFAVTYHISQTDANTGANPLASPYTNISNPQTIYANIRNINTNCYDASMSFNIEELNTPSANADLVPIEYTLCDDFNANDGFAQFDLTTQDAFVLDGQDPLVNVVSYYASQTDADAGVNALGSPYENTSNPQIIYARVDDTSAINAVCYATTELTLNVNLLPEFALDNNYVICVNTNGTEIIGPPLIDTGLSVFDYTFEWRLNNVVILGATDSSYLATQSGDYSVTVTNNITSCQLVENTTVSESTPPLVTATVTSSAFANNHIIEVEALGGGDYEYSLDNGPWQDSNIFENVSLGEHIVMVRDKNGCGFASTSVTVIDYPKFFTPNGDGYNDTWNISGINSQPNAQIFIFDRYGKLLKQISPTGDGWNGTFNGYNLPSADYWFTVKYIEPNSGDKKEYSAHFALKR; encoded by the coding sequence ATGACAGATGGAACTAGAAGTAATACATGTGCTGGAACATTTTATGATTCGGGAGGTGTTGGTAATTATAGAAATAACGAAACAATCACACATACTTTATGTCCAAATATTCTAGGAAGTCAAATTCAATTAGATTTTACTTCTTTTGACTTAGAGGCGAACGCTGATTTTATTACTATTTATAATGGACCAGACACAACCTATGATGTTATAGGTACTTTTAGCGCGACGAGTCCAGGATTGGTTACCGCTGCTTTAGCATCGGCACAACCTAATCCACTTGGATGCCTCACAATTGCTCAAAGTACTGATAGTGTTAATACATTTTCAGGCTGGGAAGCAACTATATCTTGTTTTCAGCCTTGCCAAAATATTGTAGCAAGTTTAGACTCTACGCTTCCAGCTGCTGACCCAGATGGTATTGTAAGGATATGTCAAGGGGATAACATAACATTTAATGGGAGTGGTGCGTTTTCGGTTAGTGGTGTAGGAGCATCTTATGAATTATTTATGGGAGATGGTGTTTCTCTTACAGGCCCTTTAATAGGTGATGCTTTTAGTACTAATTACACATTTAATGATGAGGGAATCTATGAAGTAAGTCTTGTTGTTACTGATGCAAGCCCTCAAGGGTGTACTAGTACAAATAAAGAATCTATTTTTGTATATGTGTCTTCGACACCGGATTTTACAGGTACACAAGCTGCCAATGATACTTTTTGTTTAGGGGAGTCCACAACTATTGAAGGTGTGGTAACTCCAGTTACTCAAATTGCGAATTGTGCTAATGGAGGAGAAGAAACAGCTCTTGGAGATATTCAAGGCGTTACCTTTACTTCAACTTTAGATTTAGATTGTTTTCAATCGCAAAACTTGACCAACATCGCGCAATTAGAAAGTATATGTATAGTTATGGAGCATACTTATATTGGCGACTTAGAGATAACTGCTATAAGTCCAAATGGACAAAGGGTAACTTTACATAATAGAACAGGAACATCATTACAACTTGGAAACCCTATTGTAACAGATGGTACAGGACCAGGACAAGGTTGGGAGTATTGTTTTTCAATGTCAGCTACTAACTTATTACCTGATGGCAACTTAGTTCAATCTGGAACACCAACAACTAGCCTTACAGTTGAGGCAGGAACTTATTTGCCTGTAGGAGATTTTAACGATTTTGTTGGAACACCAATAGATGGTCAATGGTCCTTAGAAATTATTGATTATCTAGCACAAGATGATGGTACTATTTTTAGTTGGGCATTAAATTTCGATGAGTCATTATTTGCTTCAAATTATACATTTACACCAAGTTATCCTACTCAGGGCTGGGATGCCGATTTATCAATTACAAATACTGTTGGGAATACTATAACAGTGCAACCTACAACATCTGGAACACATTGTTACACTTATAGGGTTATTGATGATTTTGGTTGCGAATATACTGAGCAGGTGTGTGTTGAAGTACTACCAGAAGTAATCCCATTATTGCCAACTCCAATAGATTTATGTGATGACAACATTAATGACGGGTTTACAGTTTTTGATTTAACTATAAAAGACTCAGAAATTACAGGGGGAAATCCCAATTGGTCTGTACAGTATTTTGAAACTAATGCTGATGCAATAAGTAACACTAGTCCAATAAATCCAGCAACATCTTACACAAATACGGTAGTTAATTCGCAAACAATTTATGTGCGTGTTACTGATAGTGCTACAAGTTGTTTTGGCTTTACAACACTAGACTTAAATGTATTGCCAAATCCAGATTCATTAGACGATGCACCAGATATAGAACTGTGTGATGATAATAACACAGGAGATAATCAAGAAATATTTGACTTAACTCTTAACGAAGCTTACATTTTAAATGGAGAAGTTGGGGTCACAGCAACTTATTACCAAAATGATACAGATGCCCAAAATGCCGTAAACGCAATTGGAACGCCGACAACATATACAAACACCTCTTCGCCACAAACTATTTATGTGAGAGTCACCAACGATGTCACGTCATGCTTTGTCGTCGTTGATTTTGATATTCTTGTTAATGAATTGCCAGATGCTACCACAGTTACCGATTATTTTATTTGTGAAGTTAATGCAGATGGTGTGGCTCAGTTTAATTTAGAATCTAAAACGACTGAAATTTTAAACGGTCAAAATCCAACAGATTTTGCAGTTACATATCATATTTCTCAAACTGATGCTAACACAGGAGCAAACCCATTAGCAAGTCCATATACCAATATATCTAATCCTCAAACCATTTATGCAAACATTAGAAATATAAACACAAATTGTTATGATGCGTCAATGAGCTTTAATATTGAAGAACTTAATACACCTTCAGCAAATGCAGATTTAGTTCCTATTGAATATACATTATGTGATGATTTTAATGCCAATGATGGATTTGCTCAATTTGATTTAACTACCCAAGATGCTTTTGTGTTGGATGGACAAGACCCATTAGTTAATGTAGTTAGCTATTATGCGTCGCAAACAGATGCTGATGCTGGAGTTAATGCATTAGGATCACCTTATGAAAACACTTCTAATCCACAAATTATTTATGCGCGAGTTGATGATACTTCTGCGATAAATGCCGTGTGTTATGCTACTACTGAGTTGACTTTAAATGTGAATTTATTGCCTGAATTCGCTTTAGATAATAACTATGTAATTTGTGTGAATACCAATGGTACAGAAATTATTGGGCCTCCATTAATAGATACAGGATTATCTGTTTTTGATTATACGTTTGAATGGCGTTTAAATAATGTTGTTATCTTAGGAGCTACAGATTCAAGTTATCTAGCTACACAATCTGGCGACTATAGTGTCACAGTAACTAATAATATAACTAGCTGTCAACTAGTAGAGAATACTACAGTTAGTGAAAGTACTCCTCCTCTTGTGACTGCAACAGTAACATCTTCAGCTTTTGCAAATAATCATATTATTGAAGTTGAAGCTTTAGGAGGAGGAGACTATGAATATAGCTTAGATAATGGGCCTTGGCAAGATAGTAATATCTTCGAAAATGTATCTTTAGGAGAGCATATAGTAATGGTTAGAGATAAAAATGGTTGTGGTTTTGCCAGCACATCAGTTACAGTTATTGATTATCCTAAGTTTTTTACACCAAATGGAGATGGCTATAACGACACTTGGAATATTTCTGGCATAAATTCACAGCCAAATGCACAAATATTCATTTTTGACAGATATGGCAAATTGTTAAAGCAAATAAGTCCAACAGGTGATGGTTGGAATGGTACATTTAATGGATATAATCTTCCATCGGCAGATTATTGGTTCACAGTAAAGTATATTGAGCCAAATAGTGGTGATAAGAAAGAATATAGTGCTCATTTTGCTTTAAAACGATAA
- the folE gene encoding GTP cyclohydrolase I FolE, with protein MKIEREIEDFDSLGDNHVGTSSDTPLRADAFKLTREEKIDIIKDDVRHIMETLGLDLTDDSLQGTPNRVAKMFVKEIFGGLDPKNKPNASTFDNKYKYGEMLVEKNITVYSTCEHHLLPIVGKAHVAYISNGTVVGLSKMNRIVDYFSKRPQVQERLTIQIVEELQKVLNTKDVACVIDAKHLCVNSRGIRDTESSTVTSEFGGKFKSKKTRREFLDYIKLDTQF; from the coding sequence ATGAAAATAGAAAGAGAAATTGAAGATTTTGATTCTTTAGGAGATAATCATGTTGGAACCTCTTCAGATACACCATTAAGAGCAGACGCTTTTAAATTGACTAGAGAAGAAAAAATTGATATCATAAAAGATGATGTTAGGCACATTATGGAAACCCTTGGTCTGGACCTAACAGATGATAGTTTACAAGGAACACCAAATCGTGTCGCTAAAATGTTCGTTAAAGAAATATTTGGTGGTTTAGACCCAAAGAATAAACCCAATGCTTCTACTTTTGATAACAAATATAAATATGGCGAAATGCTTGTTGAAAAGAACATTACTGTGTATTCAACTTGCGAACACCATTTATTACCAATAGTTGGAAAAGCACATGTTGCCTATATTTCTAATGGTACAGTTGTAGGTCTATCTAAAATGAATCGTATTGTAGATTATTTTTCGAAAAGGCCACAAGTGCAAGAGCGTTTAACCATACAAATAGTTGAAGAACTCCAAAAAGTTTTAAACACTAAAGATGTAGCTTGTGTTATAGACGCAAAACATTTATGCGTAAATTCTAGAGGAATTAGAGATACAGAAAGCAGTACAGTAACTAGTGAATTTGGAGGCAAATTTAAAAGCAAAAAAACTAGAAGAGAATTCTTAGATTATATTAAATTAGATACACAGTTTTAA
- the cysS gene encoding cysteine--tRNA ligase, with protein MQLYKNQELKIYNSLTSKKEIFKSINEGYVGMYVCGPTVYSNVHLGNVRTFMSFDMIFRYFKHLGYKVRYVRNITDAGHLENDADEGEDRIAKKARLEQIEPMEVVQMYTVDFHNTLNKFNFLPPSIEPTATGHIIEQIEIIKEILDKGLAYEVNGSVYFDVHKFNETHNYGKLSGRNLEDLIHNSRALDGQSDKKNPQDFALWKKAEPQHIMRWPSPWSDGFPGWHLECTAMSTKYLGEQFDIHGGGMDLKFPHHECEIAQAEACNDKSPVNIWMHANMLTLNSQKMAKSTGNNILPNEIFTGENDKLNKPFSPSVTRFFMMQAHYRSILDFSSAALEASEKGFNKLMDAVNTLSKLEASNTTTNFDISSWKQNCYNAMNDDFNTPILIAELFSAVKFINQVKDGKATISQKDFDILKSTLNVFIFDILGLLNVSENNTNGSDKLSDTVELLINMRAEARVNKDFALSDKIRDELADIGIQLKDGKDGTTFSTN; from the coding sequence ATGCAACTTTATAAAAATCAAGAATTAAAAATATATAATTCATTAACCAGTAAAAAAGAAATTTTTAAATCTATAAATGAAGGCTATGTAGGTATGTATGTTTGTGGTCCAACAGTTTATAGTAATGTCCATTTGGGTAATGTACGAACGTTTATGTCGTTTGACATGATTTTTCGTTACTTCAAGCATTTAGGATATAAAGTTCGTTACGTTAGAAATATTACTGATGCTGGTCATTTAGAAAACGATGCAGACGAAGGAGAAGACAGAATAGCAAAAAAAGCACGTTTAGAGCAAATAGAACCTATGGAAGTTGTGCAAATGTACACGGTCGATTTTCATAACACGCTTAATAAATTCAACTTTTTACCTCCTAGTATAGAACCTACAGCTACTGGACACATCATTGAACAAATTGAAATCATTAAAGAAATTCTTGACAAAGGCTTAGCCTATGAAGTTAATGGCTCGGTTTATTTTGATGTACATAAATTTAACGAAACCCATAATTACGGAAAATTAAGTGGTCGTAATCTAGAAGATTTAATCCATAATAGTAGAGCGTTGGATGGTCAATCTGACAAGAAAAATCCACAAGATTTTGCTCTTTGGAAAAAAGCCGAACCTCAACACATTATGCGTTGGCCCTCCCCTTGGAGTGATGGTTTCCCTGGTTGGCACTTAGAGTGTACGGCAATGAGCACAAAATATTTGGGTGAACAATTTGATATTCATGGTGGCGGTATGGATTTAAAATTCCCTCATCACGAATGTGAAATTGCTCAAGCTGAAGCTTGTAATGACAAGAGTCCTGTAAACATTTGGATGCATGCAAATATGCTGACTTTAAACAGTCAAAAAATGGCAAAATCTACCGGAAATAACATTTTACCTAATGAAATTTTTACTGGAGAAAACGATAAACTAAATAAACCTTTTTCACCAAGTGTTACTAGGTTTTTCATGATGCAGGCGCACTATAGAAGTATTCTAGATTTTAGTAGTGCAGCGCTAGAAGCCTCAGAAAAAGGATTTAATAAGTTGATGGATGCTGTAAATACATTATCAAAATTAGAAGCATCTAACACCACTACCAATTTTGATATTTCTTCATGGAAGCAGAATTGCTATAATGCTATGAATGATGATTTTAACACACCTATTTTAATTGCTGAATTATTTAGTGCTGTTAAATTTATTAATCAAGTTAAAGACGGAAAGGCAACAATTTCTCAAAAAGATTTTGACATCTTAAAATCAACTTTAAATGTATTTATTTTTGATATCCTTGGATTACTAAACGTTTCAGAAAATAATACAAATGGTTCAGACAAATTATCTGACACAGTTGAGTTACTTATTAATATGAGAGCTGAAGCTAGAGTAAACAAAGATTTTGCTTTATCTGATAAAATTAGAGATGAATTAGCAGATATTGGAATTCAACTTAAAGATGGTAAAGACGGAACAACGTTTTCGACTAACTAA
- the yidD gene encoding membrane protein insertion efficiency factor YidD: MLKKIIIAPFIFLVRIYQTIISPLTPATCRYQPTCSHYTVEALKKHGLLFGGKLAIKRIFSCHPWGGSGYDPVPEKDDN; this comes from the coding sequence ATGCTTAAAAAAATTATTATTGCGCCTTTTATTTTTTTGGTTAGAATTTATCAAACGATAATATCTCCATTAACACCAGCCACATGTAGATATCAGCCAACTTGCTCGCATTACACCGTTGAAGCCCTAAAGAAACATGGATTACTTTTTGGCGGTAAATTGGCAATAAAACGTATTTTTAGTTGTCATCCTTGGGGAGGAAGTGGTTACGACCCTGTTCCAGAAAAGGATGACAACTAA
- the lgt gene encoding prolipoprotein diacylglyceryl transferase, whose product MHFLQIVWDPQSEGIPIFGDFKIHYYSMMWMAAFILGWYIMKKIYKHENQTEDKLDSLFIYSVLGIMIGARVGHVVFYQSELILDDPLSIFLPFKFAGGFEFTGFRGLASHGAAIGMIISMYLYNKKILKKSVIWILDRVVVPVALGAIFVRIGNFFNSEMVGYKTDSSFGVVFKALNEDFARHPGQLYEAFGYVFVFLILWLTYWKSKKREQTGFLFGLFLVMLWTVRFIVEYFKEPQSGEDLAAFFGNVLNNGQLLSIPFIIIGLYFMFLYKPKSE is encoded by the coding sequence ATGCACTTTTTACAAATCGTTTGGGATCCGCAATCTGAAGGTATTCCAATTTTTGGTGATTTTAAGATTCATTACTATAGCATGATGTGGATGGCAGCCTTTATTTTAGGTTGGTATATCATGAAAAAAATCTACAAACACGAAAATCAAACCGAAGATAAATTAGATTCCTTATTTATTTATTCCGTATTAGGAATCATGATTGGTGCTCGTGTTGGTCATGTGGTTTTTTATCAATCTGAGCTTATTCTAGACGATCCTTTAAGTATCTTTTTACCATTTAAATTTGCTGGCGGATTTGAATTTACAGGCTTTCGCGGTTTAGCTAGTCATGGCGCAGCTATTGGTATGATTATATCTATGTATTTGTACAATAAAAAAATACTAAAAAAATCAGTTATTTGGATTTTAGATCGTGTAGTTGTTCCTGTAGCACTTGGTGCTATCTTCGTAAGGATAGGAAACTTCTTTAATTCTGAAATGGTTGGTTATAAAACAGATAGTAGTTTTGGTGTTGTATTTAAAGCGCTAAATGAAGATTTTGCAAGACATCCTGGACAACTATATGAAGCCTTTGGGTATGTATTTGTGTTTTTAATTCTTTGGTTAACTTATTGGAAGTCCAAGAAGCGTGAACAAACAGGATTTCTTTTTGGGTTGTTTTTAGTAATGCTTTGGACTGTTCGATTCATTGTTGAATATTTTAAAGAACCTCAAAGCGGTGAAGATTTAGCTGCATTTTTTGGTAACGTATTAAACAATGGCCAATTACTAAGTATTCCTTTTATAATCATTGGTTTATATTTCATGTTTCTCTATAAGCCAAAATCTGAATAG